One Microcebus murinus isolate Inina chromosome 10, M.murinus_Inina_mat1.0, whole genome shotgun sequence DNA segment encodes these proteins:
- the LOC142873438 gene encoding olfactory receptor 8S1-like, with the protein MENDSAISEFVLLGLSTDPYIQAILFVLFLLIYLLTLMGNFLMLLVIRANSHLRTPMYFFLRQLSFLDLCHSSVTAPKMLENLLSESKTIFVESCFVQAFFVFATGGTEACLLAVMAYDRYVAISSPLLYGQLMSNQLCVGLVWGSWGLGFVDALINILLAVNLDFCEGQTILHFSCEVSSLFPLSCSDTSANFTLLICSSVLHFFGTFMMIVASYAQIVCTILSISSASGRSKAFSTCFSHLTTVILFYSSGFISYLLPTSGSPLEMIFSLQYSVIAPMLNPLIYSLKNKEVKAEMGRMFRKYFLPLM; encoded by the coding sequence ATGGAAAACGACAGTGCTATCAGTGAGTTTGTTCTCCTTGGACTGTCTACTGATCCTTACATTCAGGCTATACTTTTTGTGCTGTTCCTTCTGATTTACCTCCTCACGCTGATGGGGAATTTTTTGATGCTGCTGGTGATAAGGGCTAATTCTCACCTCCGAACACCCATGTACTTCTTCTTGAGACAACTGTCCTTCCTGGACCTCTGCCACTCATCTGTCACAGCTCCCAAGATGCTGGAGAATCTACTTTCTGAAAGCAAAACCATCTTTGTAGAGAGTTGCTTCGTTCAGGCCTTCTTTGTGTTTGCCACTGGTGGCACTGAGGCCTGTCTGCTGGCtgtgatggcctatgaccgctatgtTGCCATCAGCTCCCCTCTGCTCTATGGCCAGCTGATGAGTAACCAGCTCTGTGTTGGGCTGGTGTGGGGCTCCTGGGGCCTGGGCTTTGTTGATGCTCTCATCAATATCCTCCTGGCTGTCAATTTAGACTTTTGTGAGGGCCAAACTATTCTCCACTTCAGCTGTGAGGTATCTTCTCTATTCCCTCTGTCTTGCTCTGATACCTCTGCCAACTTCACGCTCCTGATCTGCTCCTCTGTCTTGCATTTCTTTGGAACCTTCATGATGATTGTTGCCTCCTATGCCCAGATTGTCTGCACCATCCTGAGCATTAGCTCTGCCTCAGGCAGAAGCAAGGCCTTTTCCACCTGCTTTTCTCATCTCACTACTGTGATTTTGTTCTATAGCTCGGGTTTCATCAGCTATCTCTTGCCAACTTCAGGTTCCCCTTTGGAAATGATCTTCTCCTTGCAGTACAGTGTGATCGCACCCATGCTGAACCCCCTCATCTACAGCCTGAAGAACAAGGAGGTGAAGGCAGAAATGGGAAGaatgttcagaaaatatttccttcctcTTATGTAG